One segment of Ascidiaceihabitans donghaensis DNA contains the following:
- a CDS encoding 50S ribosomal protein L21, whose product MFAVMKTGGKQYKVQSGDILRVEKLAANAGETIQFNDVLMLGGDKVTVGAPLIAGAGVQAEVVDQIKGEKTINFVKRRRKHSSKRTKGHRQKLTLVKITEILASGADKSGVAAAVGAGSVGSVALAAIDAKSPAANKDQVKKASKAAPAEKAEEKKAAPKKAAPKKAAKGDGDDLSTISGVGPVIVKKLHAEGVTTFAQIAAWTDADVEAIEEKLSFKGRVGREEWIKQAKELAKG is encoded by the coding sequence ATGTTCGCGGTCATGAAAACCGGCGGCAAACAGTACAAAGTTCAATCCGGAGATATTCTTCGTGTTGAAAAATTGGCTGCAAATGCTGGCGAAACAATCCAATTCAACGATGTATTGATGCTGGGCGGTGACAAGGTCACTGTTGGTGCACCTCTCATCGCTGGTGCAGGCGTGCAAGCCGAAGTGGTCGATCAGATCAAAGGCGAAAAGACGATCAACTTCGTCAAACGCCGTCGTAAGCACTCCTCCAAGCGCACCAAAGGCCACCGTCAAAAACTGACGCTGGTGAAAATCACCGAGATCCTCGCCTCTGGCGCAGACAAATCCGGCGTCGCCGCGGCTGTCGGTGCAGGGTCGGTTGGCTCTGTTGCTTTGGCGGCAATCGACGCGAAATCACCTGCTGCCAACAAAGATCAGGTGAAAAAAGCATCCAAAGCAGCCCCTGCCGAAAAAGCTGAAGAGAAAAAGGCAGCGCCTAAGAAGGCCGCTCCTAAGAAAGCAGCCAAAGGCGACGGCGACGATCTGTCCACCATTTCTGGTGTCGGTCCGGTCATCGTGAAAAAGCTGCACGCTGAAGGCGTAACAACATTCGCGCAAATCGCTGCGTGGACAGATGCCGACGTTGAAGCGATCGAAGAGAAACTGTCATTCAAAGGCCGCGTTGGCCGTGAAGAGTGGATCAAGCAAGCCAAAGAGCTGGCTAAAGGCTAA
- the rpmA gene encoding 50S ribosomal protein L27, producing MAHKKAGGSSRNGRDSAGRRLGVKKYGGEAVIPGNIIVRQRGTKFWPGQGVGMGKDHTIFATVDGNVTFHSGLKNRKFISVTPVAEAAE from the coding sequence ATGGCACACAAAAAAGCAGGTGGTTCATCCCGGAACGGTCGCGATTCAGCGGGTCGTCGTCTTGGCGTGAAAAAATATGGCGGCGAAGCTGTCATCCCAGGCAACATCATCGTCCGTCAACGCGGCACGAAGTTTTGGCCGGGCCAAGGCGTAGGCATGGGCAAGGATCACACGATCTTTGCAACAGTGGACGGCAACGTGACGTTCCACTCCGGCCTGAAAAACCGCAAATTCATTTCCGTGACACCGGTGGCCGAGGCCGCTGAATAA